In the Naumovozyma dairenensis CBS 421 chromosome 4, complete genome genome, one interval contains:
- the FYV4 gene encoding mitochondrial 37S ribosomal protein mS41 (similar to Saccharomyces cerevisiae FYV4 (YHR059W); ancestral locus Anc_5.325), with amino-acid sequence MLALRRLTSRRIPLITRSITTSSTSNRLIGSEKLPDVSAFLTKIGRNCTEYTETYENQWDNLLKWDGKMLKEKGIPVRQRKYILNQVENLRQEKMDCIREIKLGKKSFFGGERNRKAFKAKWEAEQRNNNKK; translated from the coding sequence ATGTTGGCATTGAGAAGATTAACATCGAGAAGGATACCTTTGATCACTAGATCTATAACTACTTCTTCTACGTCGAATAGGCTAATAGGATCAGAGAAACTCCCCGATGTGTCCGCCTTCTTAACCAAGATAGGCAGGAATTGTACAGAATATACAGAAACGTATGAGAATCAATGGGACAACTTATTGAAATGGGATGGTAAGATGTTGAAAGAGAAGGGGATCCCCGTGAGACAAaggaaatatattttaaacCAAGTGGAGAATCTTCGTCAGGAGAAAATGGATTGCATTAGAGAGATTAAATTGGGGAAGAAATCCTTTTTTGGTGGAGAGAGGAACAGGAAGGCATTTAAAGCTAAATGGGAAGCTGAACAACGGAACAACAATAAGAAGTAG
- the MED6 gene encoding mediator complex subunit MED6 (similar to Saccharomyces cerevisiae MED6 (YHR058C); ancestral locus Anc_5.324), with amino-acid sequence MNTPLDELQWKSPEWIQAFGLGTENVLDYFSESPFFDKTSNNHVIKMQRQFSQLPPAPNGGETNGNTDPQRDANGNFIPIGASTNIDGSSSSNLTTFKYVDPIRRAILNRYPLHAMLETELMKLKGIEYVLADVSEPDFWLIRKQRRYSREQIEILQDYYIIGANVYQSPTVFNIVQSRLMSTSLHLSKTLEQIYKLTQFEPSQGVRFINPPIPASLSSNVSTGTNPLSGPPSTVNPMNNGHTISNNNPRSVGPQMTANTVTGGQTAVSMASTSQFDNSNNPKSINESMTKEVMNKLIVTSIRSSPEYI; translated from the coding sequence atgaacaCTCCCTTAGATGAATTACAATGGAAATCTCCAGAATGGATCCAAGCATTTGGTCTAGGTACTGAGAATGTCCTCGATTATTTTTCTGAATCCCCATTCTTTGACAAAACTTCAAATAATCATGTCATCAAAATGCAACGACAATTTTCCCAATTACCACCTGCACCCAATGGTGGAGAAACAAATGGTAATACAGATCCTCAAAGAGATGCTAATGGGAACTTTATTCCTATCGGCGCCTCAACCAACATTGAtggtagtagtagtagtaattTGACGACTTTCAAGTACGTAGATCCCATTAGAAGGGCAATATTGAATAGATACCCATTACATGCAATGTTAGAGACagaattaatgaaattgaaaggaATCGAGTATGTACTAGCAGATGTAAGTGAACCTGACTTTTGGTTAATTAGGAAACAACGACGTTACAGTCGGGAACAAATAGAAATTTTAcaagattattatattatcgGTGCAAACGTTTATCAATCACCAACCGTTTTCAACATAGTACAAAGCAGATTGATGTCTACTTCATTACATTTATCAAAAACTTTAGAacaaatttataaattgaCACAATTCGAACCATCACAAGGTGTCAGGTTTATTAACCCACCAATACCAgcatctttatcatcaaatgTCTCTACTGGAACAAATCCATTAAGTGGCCCTCCAAGTACAGTCAATCCAATGAATAACGGTCATACGATTAGCAATAATAACCCGAGAAGTGTTGGCCCTCAAATGACAGCAAATACAGTCACAGGTGGCCAAACAGCAGTTAGTATGGCCAGTACTTCACAATTcgataattcaaataatccaAAATCTATAAATGAAAGTATGACGAAGGAAGTtatgaataaattaatagTAACAAGTATTAGATCATCACCtgaatatatatga
- the DAL5 gene encoding allantoate permease has translation MVTDNSSSELSNTKSHINITTQFNDVEKGETWITTTAVDGKEIENIPEPIVSTILSPNGQAVILSSEKDKVDKAMQLAMESREIDITTEEDIKLRWKIDLCMFPLMCLLYAVQFMDKTSTGSAAVMGLREDLGMHGDQYSWVGSAFYFGYLFMNLGPVQFIFQRSDKMAKLLALFVVIWGILLALHAVPSVNYPAFIALRVLLGCAESVVTPCFTIITAQYWKTEEQFTRVCIWFGMNGLGSIILSAIAYGVYVHEDSYSIKGWRLLFVITGILTIFVGGLIYFWIPDDPSKAKFLSKREKLMVVERIRSNQQGFGNQQIKQYQIIEALKDVRTWLYFLFTVSSNIPNGGISNFLSILLHSDFGYSTKDTFLISIPTGAVELIGCPLFGILAIYAANKRVPFWKYRLSWAIFAAILALIASCMLGFANGSKKARLAGAYLWYISPVSYICVISNISANSSGYTKKWTVSSITLVAYAASNLAGPQTFIASQAPQYHGAKVSMVVCYACMIIILSALLLINIRENKRRDKMAIEIRNEGGENELLENLEFSDITDFENPNFRYTL, from the coding sequence ATGGTCACAGATAACTCTAGCAGtgaattatcaaatacAAAATCTCACATAAACATCACTACTCAATTCAATGATGTTGAAAAGGGTGAAACATGGATCACTACTACTGCTGTTGATGGgaaagaaatagaaaatatACCTGAACCAATAGTAAGTACAATTTTATCACCTAATGGTCAAGCGGTAATACTTTCCTCTGAGAAGGACAAAGTAGATAAAGCGATGCAATTAGCTATGGAATCCAGAGAAATTGATATAACAACGGAGGAAGATATAAAATTACGTTGGAAGATTGACCTTTGTATGTTCCCATTGATGTGTCTATTATATGCTGTTCAATTTATGGATAAAACATCAACTGGGTCAGCGGCAGTCATGGGATTAAGGGAAGATTTAGGGATGCATGGTGATCAGTATTCTTGGGTTGGATCTGCATTTTATTTTGGTTATTTGTTTATGAATTTAGGTCCTGTTCagtttattttccaaagaagTGATAAGATGGCTAAGTTATTAGCTTTATTTGTAGTCATTTGGGGTATACTATTAGCATTACATGCGGTTCCTAGTGTCAATTATCCAGCATTCATTGCCCTAAGAGTTTTGTTAGGTTGTGCTGAAAGTGTAGTGACCCCATGTTTTACAATCATAACAGCTCAATATTGGAAAACTGAAGAACAATTTACAAGAGTTTGTATTTGGTTTGGTATGAATGGATTAGGCTCTATTATTTTAAGTGCAATTGCTTATGGTGTTTATGTCCATGAAGATTCCTATTCAATTAAAGGTTGGAGACTTTTATTCGTCATTACAGGTATTTTGACGATTTTTGTTGGTGGATTAATCTATTTTTGGATCCCTGATGATCCATCAAAGGCGAAATTTCTTTCTAAGAGGGAGAAACTAATGGTAGTGGAAAGAATTAGATCCAACCAACAAGGATTTGGTAATCAGCAAATTAAACAATatcaaattattgaagCATTGAAAGATGTTAGAACGTGgctatattttttattcacTGTAAGTTCCAATATTCCAAATGGTGGtatttccaatttcttaAGTATTCTTTTACATTCTGATTTTGGTTATAGTACAAAGGATACCTTTTTGATAAGTATACCTACAGGAGCTGTTGAATTAATTGGGTGTCCCTTGTTTGGTATCTTAGCCATTTATGCAGCCAATAAAAGAGTAccattttggaaatataGATTATCATGGGCAATTTTTGCAGCAATCTTAGCCTTAATAGCGAGTTGTATGCTTGGATTTGCCAATGGTTCCAAAAAGGCAAGATTAGCTGGTGCATATTTATGGTATATTTCTCCCGTTTCGTATATTTGTGTTATTTCCAATATTAGTGCCAATTCATCAGGTTATACTAAAAAATGGACAGTTTCATCCATTACTTTGGTTGCATATGCTGCATCTAATTTGGCTGGACCTCAAACTTTTATTGCTAGTCAAGCACCACAATATCACGGAGCAAAGGTGTCAATGGTTGTTTGTTATGCATGTATGATTATCATATTATCAGCTTTATTGTTGATCAATAtaagagaaaataaaagacGTGATAAAATGGCCATAGAGATAAGAAATGAAGGTggagaaaatgaattattagagAATTTAGAATTTTCTGATATTACCGATTTTGAGAATCCAAATTTCAGATATACATTATAG